In a genomic window of uncultured Flavobacterium sp.:
- a CDS encoding glycosyl hydrolase family 18 protein — protein MKNNYKKMPLKWMIILVLGVFNLSMAQKKVIAYIPNWVDLNAFSSSVQYSKLTHINIAFENPDANGYLSWNSGSTTIINAAHAQNVKVFVSLGGGAVSEGGPIRDNYFNLITSGNRTAFIQKIYDYVVAHNFDGVDVDLEGPAINGDYGGFVIALAAKLHSGGKLISAALSEGYGGANVPASTFAAYDWINIMAYDATGPWAPGSPGQHSPYSMAVNQFNYWTGRGLPASKAIIGLPFYGYGFGASANQGISYANIVAQYPGAENLDQVGNTIYYNGIPTIKAKTTFAVQNAGGVMIWELSQDATGAKSLLTAVNQVITGSNPPGTGTLIQAENYSTMSGVQTEATTDTGGGLNVGYADANDWMAYYNINFPTSGNYVIEYRVASAVNGARISSDLNAGTIQLGALNIPNTGGWQNWQTVSQTVNVNAGTYNFGIFIQASGVNLNWFRITKSGSALAAKTVSPAITAEEGIASLNVFPNPTQDSLTFSTEVSGANVSIIDSQGGNTVSIQKVNNNSVDVSGLKSGIYLVLVEKDGIKTVRRFIKK, from the coding sequence ATGAAAAACAATTACAAAAAAATGCCACTAAAATGGATGATCATTTTAGTTTTGGGAGTTTTCAATTTGTCAATGGCCCAGAAGAAAGTAATAGCTTACATCCCAAATTGGGTAGACTTGAATGCGTTTTCGAGCAGCGTTCAGTACAGTAAATTAACGCATATCAATATTGCTTTTGAAAATCCGGATGCAAACGGATATCTTTCCTGGAATTCAGGAAGTACTACCATTATTAATGCCGCGCACGCACAAAACGTAAAAGTATTTGTTTCACTTGGTGGAGGCGCAGTATCTGAAGGAGGACCTATTCGCGATAATTATTTTAATCTTATTACGAGTGGTAACAGAACGGCTTTTATCCAAAAAATATACGATTATGTCGTTGCGCATAATTTTGATGGTGTCGACGTAGATCTTGAAGGTCCGGCAATTAACGGTGATTATGGCGGATTTGTAATAGCGCTTGCAGCTAAATTACATTCGGGAGGTAAATTGATTTCGGCAGCACTTTCAGAAGGATATGGAGGAGCAAATGTTCCAGCATCGACTTTTGCAGCTTATGACTGGATTAATATTATGGCTTATGATGCAACAGGACCTTGGGCTCCGGGAAGTCCGGGACAACATTCTCCGTATAGTATGGCTGTAAATCAGTTTAATTACTGGACAGGAAGAGGATTACCGGCAAGTAAAGCTATTATTGGTCTTCCGTTTTACGGATATGGATTTGGAGCTTCGGCAAATCAGGGAATTTCTTATGCGAATATCGTAGCACAATATCCCGGAGCTGAAAATTTAGACCAAGTTGGAAACACAATTTATTATAACGGAATTCCAACAATTAAAGCCAAAACAACTTTTGCAGTTCAAAATGCTGGCGGAGTTATGATTTGGGAATTATCACAAGATGCTACTGGCGCAAAATCATTATTAACTGCCGTAAATCAGGTTATTACCGGAAGTAATCCTCCAGGAACAGGAACTTTGATTCAGGCAGAAAACTACTCAACAATGAGTGGCGTGCAAACCGAAGCTACAACAGATACCGGAGGAGGATTAAATGTAGGTTACGCAGATGCAAACGATTGGATGGCGTATTACAATATCAATTTCCCAACTTCAGGTAATTATGTAATTGAATACAGAGTTGCAAGTGCTGTAAACGGCGCCAGAATATCATCTGATTTAAATGCAGGAACAATTCAGTTAGGCGCACTTAATATTCCAAATACTGGAGGATGGCAAAATTGGCAAACGGTATCTCAAACCGTAAACGTAAATGCGGGAACATACAATTTCGGAATCTTTATCCAAGCTTCTGGTGTGAATTTAAACTGGTTCCGAATCACAAAATCTGGATCAGCGTTAGCAGCAAAAACAGTTTCGCCAGCAATAACTGCAGAAGAAGGAATCGCAAGTTTGAATGTTTTTCCAAATCCTACACAAGATTCACTGACTTTTTCAACAGAAGTTTCAGGTGCAAATGTGAGCATTATTGATTCTCAGGGAGGAAATACTGTTTCGATTCAAAAAGTAAACAATAATAGTGTTGATGTTTCTGGTTTAAAATCTGGAATCTACTTGGTTTTAGTAGAGAAAGACGGAATCAAAACGGTGAGACGTTTTATTAAAAAATAA